A single genomic interval of Spinacia oleracea cultivar Varoflay chromosome 6, BTI_SOV_V1, whole genome shotgun sequence harbors:
- the LOC110781738 gene encoding glucose and ribitol dehydrogenase-like isoform X1, with protein sequence MASEDQKFPPQTQKTQPGKQYLMHPLPISVNPIYKPSDKLLVALVTGGDSGIGRAVCYYFALEGATVAFTYDVKGVEDRDAEDALTLIRKAAKESNASEPIAIPADLQGEEKCKEVVDKVVSHFGGIDVLVNNAGVAYYNENIEDVTEQQLRKTFEINIFAYFFLAKHAVKHMKEGSSIINTASVQAYKGEANRVDYSASKGAIVTFTRSLSLQFIKRGIRVNGVAPGPIWTPIQVANSLPVEKIVTLGSETPMDRAGQPFEVAPSYVFLASNECSSYFTGQVLHPNGGVIVNV encoded by the exons ATGGCAAGCGAGGATCAGAAATTCCCTCCACAAACCCAGAAAACTCAACCAGGCAAACAATATTTGATGCATCCACTCCCTATTTCCGTCAATCCTATATATAAACCCTCCGACAAGCTTCTT GTGGCATTAGTAACAGGAGGTGATTCAGGAATAGGAAGAGCAGTTTGTTACTATTTTGCCCTCGAGGGTGCAACTGTGGCTTTCACTTATGATGTTAAAGGGGTAGAAGATAGAGATGCAGAAGATGCCTTGACTTTGATAAGAAAAGCAGCAAAAGAAAGCAATGCAAGTGAACCAATTGCCATTCCTGCTGATTTACAAGGTGAAGAGAAATGCAAAGAGGTGGTTGATAAGGTGGTTAGCCACTTTGGAGGCATCGATGTCCTAGTGAATAATGCAGGGGTAGCATATTATAACGAGAATATTGAAGATGTCACAGAACAACAACTAAGAAAGAcatttgaaatcaacatcttcgCCTACTTTTTCTTGGCAAA ACATGCAGTTAAGCACATGAAAGAAGGTAGCAGCATAATAAACACAGCCTCAGTTCAGGCATACAAAGGAGAAGCAAATCGTGTTGACTACAGTGCTAGCAAAGGAGCCATTGTCACCTTCACCAGAAGCTTGAGCCTTCAATTCATCAAGAGAGGAATACGAGTAAATGGGGTTGCACCAGGTCCTATTTGGACTCCTATACAAGTAGCTAATTCACTTCCTGTGGAAAAGATTGTAACTTTGGGTTCTGAGACACCAATGGATAGAGCAGGACAACCATTTGAAGTTGCACCTTCTTATGTTTTCCTCGCAAGTAATGAGTGTTCATCCTACTTCACTGGCCAAGTCCTCCATCCtaatg GTGGGGTAATCGTTAATGTCTGA
- the LOC110781738 gene encoding NADPH-dependent aldehyde reductase 1, chloroplastic-like isoform X2 — translation MVGKVALVTGGDSGIGRAVCYYFALEGATVAFTYDVKGVEDRDAEDALTLIRKAAKESNASEPIAIPADLQGEEKCKEVVDKVVSHFGGIDVLVNNAGVAYYNENIEDVTEQQLRKTFEINIFAYFFLAKHAVKHMKEGSSIINTASVQAYKGEANRVDYSASKGAIVTFTRSLSLQFIKRGIRVNGVAPGPIWTPIQVANSLPVEKIVTLGSETPMDRAGQPFEVAPSYVFLASNECSSYFTGQVLHPNGGVIVNV, via the exons ATGGTGGGAAAGGTGGCATTAGTAACAGGAGGTGATTCAGGAATAGGAAGAGCAGTTTGTTACTATTTTGCCCTCGAGGGTGCAACTGTGGCTTTCACTTATGATGTTAAAGGGGTAGAAGATAGAGATGCAGAAGATGCCTTGACTTTGATAAGAAAAGCAGCAAAAGAAAGCAATGCAAGTGAACCAATTGCCATTCCTGCTGATTTACAAGGTGAAGAGAAATGCAAAGAGGTGGTTGATAAGGTGGTTAGCCACTTTGGAGGCATCGATGTCCTAGTGAATAATGCAGGGGTAGCATATTATAACGAGAATATTGAAGATGTCACAGAACAACAACTAAGAAAGAcatttgaaatcaacatcttcgCCTACTTTTTCTTGGCAAA ACATGCAGTTAAGCACATGAAAGAAGGTAGCAGCATAATAAACACAGCCTCAGTTCAGGCATACAAAGGAGAAGCAAATCGTGTTGACTACAGTGCTAGCAAAGGAGCCATTGTCACCTTCACCAGAAGCTTGAGCCTTCAATTCATCAAGAGAGGAATACGAGTAAATGGGGTTGCACCAGGTCCTATTTGGACTCCTATACAAGTAGCTAATTCACTTCCTGTGGAAAAGATTGTAACTTTGGGTTCTGAGACACCAATGGATAGAGCAGGACAACCATTTGAAGTTGCACCTTCTTATGTTTTCCTCGCAAGTAATGAGTGTTCATCCTACTTCACTGGCCAAGTCCTCCATCCtaatg GTGGGGTAATCGTTAATGTCTGA
- the LOC130464107 gene encoding F-box/kelch-repeat protein At3g23880-like: MVVIKADINDRESAKYDKFDGHLPHELTLEILLRLPAKSLLRFKLVSKSWNSLISRQDFKKSHTRNSKPQPVTLLYNSYYMPVNSLSLSKSDSLNPTVLQVNLSFHDGGKRYMCSELIGSCNGLICTYSEFEKCFYLRNPLTKETKEIYFPYHKSDTFLRIRSGGASWFGSVPSMNDYVIWVPVNRRVYLYSIRDDKWRELDTSDIESFGSVHWGNNVVVMNETLHCLLDNYGRKFMVRYDLVQETFEVARISFNYHNYASMKFNTELSIGILQDSNSNLSICMSNIYYSRNNNRRWVMDVWKLEKYNKLDSWKKLFSLDLESSPDSPYCQFYSFLLGFTSNRGILVKSSLFYEDHTTNFNELFLFDLNQNSLRRMQLGRVEDVSYMLDYVETLVSPFSLP; the protein is encoded by the coding sequence ATGGTGGTCATCAAGGCAGACATCAACGATCGCGAAAGTGCAAAATATGATAAATTTGATGGGCACTTACCTCACGAGCTAACACTTGAAATCTTGCTTCGACTACCGGCAAAATCATTGTTAAGATTCAAGTTAGTATCTAAATCATGGAATTCCCTGATCTCCAGACAAGATTTCAAAAAATCCCACACACGTAATTCAAAACCTCAACCTGTAACCTTGTTATACAATTCATATTATATGCCAGTTAACTCTTTATCCCTCAGTAAAAGCGATAGCCTAAACCCTACGGTGCTGCAAGTAAACCTTTCTTTCCACGACGGTGGAAAAAGGTACATGTGTAGTGAGCTTATTGGATCATGTAACGGTCTTATATGCACGTATTCAGAATTCGAAAAATGTTTCTACCTCCGTAATCCTCTCACCAAAGAAACCAAGGAAATTTATTTTCCGTACCATAAATCGGACACTTTTCTCCGGATCCGTAGCGGAGGCGCTTCGTGGTTCGGATCCGTTCCCTCTATGAATGACTACGTGATTTGGGTACCAGTAAACCGAAGAGTCTATTTATACTCAATTAGGGATGATAAATGGAGAGAATTAGACACTAGTGATATTGAATCCTTTGGTAGTGTGCATTGGGGAAATAATGTGGTTGTAATGAACGAGACATTGCATTGCTTGTTAGACAATTACGGAAGAAAATTCATGGTGAGATATGATTTGGTGCAAGAAACTTTCGAGGTCGCTCggattagttttaattatcatAATTACGCTAGTATGAAGTTTAATACTGAATTATCGATTGGAATCCTTCAAGACTCGAACTCGAACTTGAGTATTTGCATGAGTAATATTTATTACTCTCGTAATAATAATAGGCGGTGGGTGATGGACGTGTGGAAGTTAGAGAAATATAATAAGTTGGATTCTTGGAAGAAATTGTTTAGCCTCGACTTGGAGTCGTCGCCTGACTCGCCTTACTGTCAATTTTATTCTTTCCTTCTGGGATTCACATCtaataggggtattttggtaaaatcatctttgttttATGAAGATCATACCACCAATTTTAACGAGCTCTTTCTTTTCGACCTGAATCAAAATTCACTTCGTCGAATGCAACTAGGAAGAGTAGAGGATGTTAGTTACATGTTGGATTATGTGGAGACTCTTGTTTCTCCATTTTCATTGCCTTAG